Proteins from one Thiovulum sp. ES genomic window:
- a CDS encoding diguanylate cyclase (GGDEF) domain-containing protein (PFAM: GGDEF domain~TIGRFAM: diguanylate cyclase (GGDEF) domain), whose protein sequence is MNSVLDSLENEEFDLDELISSHSDKSEEDKTSIEEFEKGEVDEFEDYIYEDDEEPIVIPSEEDFEESLIPISIEKEEISINDFAQIVLSEIEKRKLPPTPKNYKIYFEELLVSQTEAFQEELIEILNKENIGESVEDKLKIEDDIHKSLQLTEQILSVTSKAHTNLRIMKNIVYKREQELNSRKTRDVIKLMKFDLNKLDGILDKQSESMKKLYGRSVDVVNKIHDHTEYDRTYGIYNRRHFVINLKNEVEKMKFFGYDSTVALLIPHKTLTPQVISKKIASVILKTISKILKQESRHSDTVAYYGNNIFGFMMSHHNSDEAEVRLKKILYAFRESSLFVAGREVEIKVKIGVAQLDTSKKIETSLLQALEALKIANRDENRTYIISH, encoded by the coding sequence ATGAATAGTGTCTTAGACTCTCTTGAAAATGAAGAATTTGATTTAGATGAATTAATAAGCTCTCACTCTGATAAATCTGAAGAAGACAAAACTTCAATTGAAGAGTTTGAAAAGGGTGAAGTTGATGAGTTTGAAGATTATATTTATGAAGATGATGAAGAACCAATAGTTATTCCAAGTGAAGAAGATTTTGAAGAGAGTTTAATACCAATTTCTATAGAGAAAGAAGAGATAAGTATTAACGATTTTGCTCAGATAGTTTTGAGTGAAATTGAGAAAAGAAAACTTCCTCCAACCCCCAAAAATTATAAAATCTATTTTGAAGAGCTACTTGTATCACAAACAGAAGCTTTTCAGGAAGAATTAATTGAAATTTTAAATAAAGAGAATATTGGTGAGAGTGTTGAAGATAAATTAAAAATAGAAGATGATATTCATAAATCGCTACAATTAACTGAACAGATTTTAAGTGTAACATCAAAAGCTCACACAAATCTAAGAATTATGAAAAATATCGTTTATAAAAGAGAGCAGGAGCTAAACAGCCGAAAAACTCGAGATGTAATTAAATTGATGAAATTTGATTTAAATAAGCTTGATGGAATTCTCGATAAACAGAGCGAAAGCATGAAAAAACTTTATGGTCGAAGTGTTGATGTTGTAAATAAAATTCATGATCACACTGAATATGATCGAACATATGGGATTTACAACAGAAGACATTTTGTAATAAATTTGAAAAATGAAGTTGAGAAGATGAAATTTTTTGGCTATGACTCAACTGTTGCTCTTTTAATTCCTCATAAAACCTTGACTCCACAAGTCATTTCAAAAAAAATAGCATCTGTAATTCTAAAAACAATCTCAAAAATTCTAAAGCAGGAATCTAGGCATAGCGACACTGTTGCATATTATGGAAATAATATTTTTGGTTTTATGATGAGTCATCATAACTCTGATGAAGCAGAAGTTCGTTTGAAAAAAATTCTCTATGCTTTTAGAGAGAGTTCGCTTTTTGTTGCAGGTCGTGAAGTTGAAATCAAAGTTA